The Fimbriimonas ginsengisoli Gsoil 348 genome window below encodes:
- a CDS encoding 1-aminocyclopropane-1-carboxylate deaminase/D-cysteine desulfhydrase, with translation MSPAKVPLILSPTPLHRLDRMSEELGLDLWIKRDDLTGFAFGGNKGRKLEYLMADVLDQDADVVVSCGSTQSNFIRQLGAACSRFHKVCAAATMALPYEDIPPPADAVKAEGGNVILDRLLGIDLRVHPNGTWEELYELAEELAREYEASGKRVYRIPIGGSSPLGAYAFYQAAIEVEKQAPAFDQIVFASSSGSTHTGLAYRHFGSATEVIGIACDPEPEIAEDFARLAGGVDDLAGQGVRLAAKDFHLDFRFVGAGYGVPSEAGEAAIRRLAQAEGIFLDPIYSGKAFAGLIQLAEEKRVGGRVLFWHTGGTPALFA, from the coding sequence GTGAGCCCCGCTAAGGTCCCTTTGATTCTCAGCCCGACGCCGCTTCACCGGCTCGACCGGATGTCGGAGGAGTTGGGCTTAGATCTTTGGATCAAGCGCGACGACCTGACCGGGTTCGCGTTTGGGGGGAATAAAGGGCGCAAGCTCGAATACCTTATGGCGGATGTGCTGGACCAAGACGCCGACGTGGTCGTCTCTTGCGGCTCCACGCAGTCGAACTTCATTCGGCAACTGGGGGCGGCCTGTTCGCGCTTTCACAAGGTCTGCGCGGCTGCCACGATGGCGCTGCCGTACGAAGATATTCCTCCTCCGGCGGACGCCGTGAAGGCCGAAGGCGGAAATGTGATTCTGGACCGTTTGCTCGGGATCGACTTACGCGTTCATCCGAACGGCACCTGGGAGGAGCTCTATGAGTTGGCCGAGGAACTGGCGCGGGAATACGAAGCAAGCGGAAAGCGGGTCTACCGAATTCCGATCGGCGGCTCTTCGCCTCTCGGCGCGTATGCCTTCTACCAAGCCGCGATCGAGGTTGAGAAGCAAGCGCCCGCCTTCGACCAGATCGTGTTCGCCAGCTCGAGCGGCAGCACGCATACCGGCCTCGCCTATCGACACTTTGGCAGTGCGACCGAGGTTATCGGCATCGCTTGCGACCCGGAGCCCGAGATCGCGGAAGATTTCGCCCGCCTTGCCGGCGGTGTAGATGACCTGGCTGGTCAGGGAGTCCGGCTTGCCGCCAAGGACTTCCACCTTGATTTTCGGTTCGTCGGCGCCGGTTACGGCGTGCCGAGCGAAGCCGGTGAGGCCGCTATCCGGCGATTAGCCCAGGCGGAGGGGATCTTCCTCGATCCGATCTACTCCGGAAAGGCGTTCGCAGGATTGATTCAGTTGGCCGAGGAGAAGCGGGTTGGCGGTCGAGTTCTGTTCTGGCATACCGGCGGAACTCCCGCGCTCTTTGCCTAG